The genomic stretch TTTCACGCAGCTTCTTTTTTAGTGCCTATATTGTAAGCGTCAAATATCCCGGACCTGGATATCATCCAAGGGTCCGGCTTACGTTGTACAGTCAGCGGTACAGGAAAATCCAGCTAATGTAGTCATAGACTATATTGACATGATTTATCCTTCATAAAAAATTGTACTACGAGTTTTTCTCTACAGAGAGTACGTTTTGAGGAGGAGTAATCTTCAGTTTCTCAAATATCTCAGCCGCTTCTGCTGTAATATCAGAGGTCATCCAAGAGGTATAGCCACCGGATCCGATAGCCCCTGCGGTAATACAGGACATTGCCTTTTCTATTCTGTGCCAGGTCATCCCTGTCTCGTTTTCCGCGACCCGTATCAGTATCATCGCCACCCGG from Synergistaceae bacterium encodes the following:
- the tnpB gene encoding IS66 family insertion sequence element accessory protein TnpB, producing the protein MFDHSGKQLYLICGPTDMRKGTDGLSAIVNLQHVCDSYESAMFIFCRVAMILIRVAENETGMTWHRIEKAMSCITAGAIGSGGYTSWMTSDITAEAAEIFEKLKITPPQNVLSVEKNS